Genomic segment of Moritella sp. Urea-trap-13:
ATTGAACCATTATTGTGTTGCTGATCTTGGAAATCGATATAGTCGAACTGCACTTGCTTTAAACGCGCACATTGTACTGGTGCAGCAGCGGACATGACGCCTGCTGTTACCATCGCGTTGCAGTCAATGTCTGAGAGTTCAGAGATGCTCGCTGCCGAGACTGGAATGAGGGTATTACCAATTAGAAGCGATATTAACCTTTTAAAACAATATGTTGACATATAAACCCATGCATTAAGTCGTGTGTGATGAGTATCTTAACGTGGATATGATAAATGTAAATATGCTGTAGCCTAGTGCAGCGTGCTTTGTCGTACATTATCTTGATTTTATAACCTATACTGGATGAGACAGGGTTGATTGAAGCGCTGTGTATTGGCAGTGTGTACATATAAAATAAGGAAATATGAATGTATAAAATAATTGCAATAGCATTATTTGCCAGCTCGCTTGCTGGTTGTGAAACGTCTTCTCAAGCTTACAGTATGGCGCAGCAAGGTGCGGATGCTTTTACCTGTCCAGAGATCAGTAAAGCATTTACCGCGTATGAAGCTGATCGTCAGTCTGCATCGGCGTTAACGGTTATCGCGCCACTTATATCGGCAGATATTGGTACGATGACCGAAGGCGCTGTCACCACGACAGATAGTTATTATGCACAGGCTAAATCAAGTGCGAACGTAGCACTGTTGCTTAAAGGTTGCTCACCAATTCAATAAATTATCTTGATGTTAGTGGTTTATTTCGGATGATGAAAACAAGCTGGCAGTGATGTTATTCACTGTGAATAATAAACAAGCCAGTTTGTTTTGTTTTTGAGGGGCTGAATATAGTTTTACACCGGGAATCAATTAACCCGATGGCATCGCTAGAATGTCAGCAATGTTAATACTGTTAGTATATTGCACAAATTTTGGCTCTTGCTGAGTTCGTGCTAGTACAGCCATACGATCCGACAATTCATTGCCTTCAATATTGGCATGGCCTTTAACATGAGAAATAATTAAATTAGATTTTAATTGCTCGTATAAGCTAAAGCATTGTTGAATAACAGCAAGGTTTTTAATTTCTTCGTTTTTACCGCGTTTCCAACCTTTATTTTTCCAACCTTTTGCCCATTTAGTTATGCAATCAATTGAGTATCTTGAGTCAGATAAGATTTGTACGGTTTTACCCTGTTCAATATGTGGGGCGGCTAAGCGGAATGAAACTAATAAACCATTTAACTCTGCGGAGTTGTTGGTACCATTCTCTTCGTATAAACCGAACCATAATTGCGAAAGTTTATCTTTTTCATAAACTGCCACGCCGGTGCCCGATTTACCAGGGTTCGGAGAACAAGCTCCATCACAGTAAATATTGAAGTCAGCGACTTGTGGCGCTGCGGATAAAATTGATTTTGGAGCGCCGGCTGGACGTGTTGTTTTTGGTTTAACGCCAGACCCCGTCGCATCATCTTTTGCGAATGAGCGTTTCATTAATGCGCGAGTATAGGTTGAGGCGAATGCTTGGTCTGCTTCATCTTTTGACGGAAAACCCATATATTGAGCATCACTGCGGCCATCAATTTGTGCTTTAGTTTCAGACCAGTTATCAAATACCCCAGCCTTCACACCTTTCCATACTACGTAATGTTTTTTACTCATAATTTAATTCAATACTCTCAAAGTTTCATAACGGCATAATAACAGCTAAATAATAAATGTCTTACCTACAAAATACCAAGGATAACCTCAGCCTTGTAGATAAATCAGTCTTTATGCCGTGATACACGCTTAAATAGTCGTTATATCTTTTCGCTTTCGATAAAGGTCTTGATTAAACGTACGACTATTTCAGATTGCTCATTGGTGACGCCATGGCCAGTGTTTGGAATGATAACAAGGGGTGCTTGGATTTTTTTACTGAGATAAATACCGTCTTCGATAGGGAAAATACGATCTTTTTCACCCCAAATTAGGAGTGTCGGTGTTGATGATAGGGGCGCTTGCAGTAACGCATTTCGATCTGCAGGTAGCGATTGGATCATGGCTACTTTCTGCTTATGCCAAGCGGCAAAGTAAGTTTGGTAAATTTGGTCGGCAACAAAATCTGGCATCATTTTAGGTTCAACGAAAGTGCCATCAAATAAACGACGTAATTCATCGCTGTTCTTTGGTACAAAGAAGTCCTCTGGGTTATCAACAGCAAAACGGGTGTTTAACGCACCAAGATCATCATCACTGAAGTAGGGACCTGGGCTGGCTATAATAATAGCGTTATTAATCTGACGGTTTTCGTGAGGACTGTTATTCATCATATTGAAGGTAACAAAGCCACCATAGGAAATACTGGCGATGTTGATATTATCAAGCTGCAGTTGGTTCACTAGCTGCCATATAGCCTGTGTTCCTGTGGTGAGGTTGGCTTCACCGGCACTAAAAGAATCACCAAACCAAGCGAGGTCTGGTGCAATAACATCATAATCTGCGCTTAAGGCAAGCATTTCATCTTTCCAAGTGGTAATGGCGTTACCACCAAATCCATGGATTAATAATAGTGGTTGGCCTTTGCCCCCGCGCCAATAGCTCAAAGTACCGCCTTCATCTAGGCTAATATCTTGTTGTGTAAAACCAACCGCTTTAAGGCTGTCCTCATCACTGCCTATTTTCCATTTTACCAGTGAACAACCACTTAATAGTGAGAAACATATACAGACAATAAATAATTTTAGCTTGTTTGAAATCATATCGTTAGGCCTATTACACAGGAAAGAGAAACCATACATGAGATTGATGATAAATAAAATAACATTGCTATCACTTAGTGATGAAGATCTCCGTAGCGGGCGGGGGAAGTAAACAAAAAAAAGCCTGCCGTTATCATCTGATGCAGGCAGGCTGTTAGAATTATTATTTGGCGATTAGCTGTTTTTCTTCAGTTGTTTCTGTAATGCCATATCAAATTCATCAGGGAACATAATAAGGCCTTCGTCTTGAAGATTAGGAAAAATAACTAGTGCTAAATCATCATCCATTAGGCCTGATGTCCAACGGCTTTGCCATTTAGCTAATGAGATCGATTCTGTTTTACAGTCTTTCCATTCGCCAGTTGCCCATGATTGTGCAAATTCAGCGTTAGGCCATACAGGAACACAATCTTCGTCTTCATTGTTTAGCATTACGCAGCCATGCTCATCCGTTAGGATCCAGATCTGACGTTCGCTAGTTACTTCTTTTAATAAATAGCTTAGACGTTTTTCTGCATCATAAGCTTGAATTGTCGCGATTTGGTTGCTATCGAGAGTCTTTGACATTTAATCTGTTCCTACATTCTATGAAGATATGTTTAGCAAAATAACGGCATTATGACCGTCAAATAACGTATATAAGTGTTTATATTAGCGGCTGCTCAGTATTAACCGAAAATAAGCTGCCATACGCTTGGTTTACTTTTCTTGTGGTATTCTTTTCTTAAGCTATCAACATCTTCTAGTTTGCTTTTGGCAACCGTAAGATTTTCTTCGGTAATATCGGTTTGTTGAATGCTGTTCAATATTGATTCTACTTTATCCAAACCTTGATGTGACATTTCTGCACGATCAGGTGAAAAGTTATAGCTTTGCGCTACGGCTAGCATTTTACTCATTTCATCAATACGAGTAGTGAATTCATCCGCTGATGTTGTTTTCATTGCTTGAGTATACGCTAATCTCATTTGCTTCATGGTCACTTTAAGCTCGATGTTGTCTATCTCAGCACTGTTTACTAAAGTTGAAAACAATAAACTGATTATAAGTCCTAGCTGAGCAATGCGATTCTTCATGATCTATTATCCATATTCATAAGTAATGATTAAATACTGCCATTAACAATAAGTGTAATAACAGTCAGGTCCGTGCGCGAGATTAATCGCGATATACATTTTCGAATGTTTTAATTGAGAATCCACGTAATACTTGGTCACCAATCTTAAGCGTTGGTACGCCACGACCACCAATAGCGGCTAATTCTTTACTGCCGCGTGGGTCGTTTACACTGCATAAACGATACGGGATCCTTTTTTCATCTAAGTAGCGCTTCGCCGTATCGCAATTTGGACACTTTTTCTGTGTATATAACACGACTCTTTTCATTTTAGCCCCACAAGGTACATCGTAAAAACCGCATTATAGCAAGCTAGCCCTGATTGACAATGTATCAATATGGCCAAATGATTTGAAATACACTTCTTTACAACATGACGAAAAATGCAACGCCTGATTAGCCGTTTTTACTGTTTGATTTATACACATTATTCTTCCGGCATGCTGGATGTGTTAGTGCGTTTAGGTTTCAAGCTGAGGAGCAGGTATACTGTAATTATAAACATGACATTTGAAGAAAATTGACTATGAGCATTATTCTTGGCATTGATCCCGGTTCGCGTATCACCGGGTATGGCGTGATCCAACATATACACGGCAAGTTCCAATATTTGGGTAGCGGTTGTATCCGCACCTCTGGTGAGAACTTACCGGAAAGATTAAAGCAAATTCATGCGGGTGTGAGTGAAATCATTATTCAATTCCAGCCCGATAAATTTGCCATTGAAGATGTATTCATGGGTAAAAATGCGGCATCGGCATTGAAGTTGGGTCAAGCCCGTGGTGCCGCTATTGTTGCTGCGGTATCAAATGATTTGGAAGTGGGGGAGTATACCGCCCGTCAGATCAAGCAAGCCGTCGTAGGTAACGGTGGCGCGGATAAAGAACAAGTCCAGCAAATGGTGGTGAATCTACTCAAGTTACCTGGTACGCCACAAGCGGATGCTGCTGATGGACTGGCTGTGGCATTATGCCATGCGCAGAGTTTACGTACTTTGATAAATATGGCGGGTAAAGTCAAAGGAACAGCACGCGGACGCTTCAATTAATAACCTTAGGTATTTTGACGTTGAGATAAAAGATCTGGATATTTAACCAGTATTTTATTATGCTATTGAACATTATATTCGTATTTAACATGTTGGAAAATAATTGTGATTGGACGTTTACGTGGCACTTTATTAGAAAAGCAACCACCGGAAATTTTACTTGAAGTAAATGGTGTCGGTTATGAAGTTCAACTGCCAATGAGCTGCTTTTATGAGCTTGGTGATGTTGATAGCGAAGTGATCGTTTACACCCATTTTGTGGTTCGAGAAGACGCTCAATTGCTTTATGGCTTTAACAACAAGATGGAACGTTTAATGTTCCGTGAATTGATTAAAGTGAACGGTGTTGGTCCTAAACTGGCGTTGGCTATTTTGTCGGGTATGACCGCCAACCAATTTGCTCACTGTGTTGAACACGATGATATTAACAGTTTAATTAAATTACCGGGTGTCGGTAAAAAGACGGCCGAACGTTTATTAGTTGAAATGCGCGATCGCCTTAAAAACTGGGTGACGCAAGATTTATTTACCCCTGAAGCGGATAAAGCCCAACTCCAAGGCTATGGTAATACAGCATCAAATGCGATTGAAGAAGCGGAAGCGGCCTTGGTTGGTTTAGGCTATAAACCTGCGCAAGTCGCGAAGATGATCAAACAAGTTGCACAGCCAAGTATGAGTTGTGAAGATATCATTCGTCTGTCATTACGTGCCACCTTACAGAATTAATTTAGGAAGTTACTTTAGTGATTGAAGCTGATCGATTAATTTCTAGCGGTACCGTCCGTGAAGAAGAAGTGGTAGACCGTGCCATTCGCCCGAAAATGTTGTCAGATTACCAAGGTCAGGATCACGTACGTGGTCAAATGGAAATTTTTATTGAAGCCAGTAAGCGTCGTGATGATGCACTGGATCATTTATTAATTTTTGGACCACCTGGATTAGGTAAAACCACGTTAGCGAATATTGTCGCTAACGAAATGGGCGTAAGCATCAAAACCACGTCAGGTCCAGTATTAGAGAAAGCGGGCGATCTTGCTGCCTTGCTGACTAATCTAGAGCCCCATGACGTGTTGTTTATTGATGAAATTCATCGCTTAAATCCGTCAATTGAAGAAATATTATATCCGGCAATGGAAGATTATCAATTAGACCTTATGATTGGTGAAGGGCCCTCAGCCCGTTCTATTAAGCTTGATTTGCCTCCTTTTACGCTCATTGGTGCGACGACGCGAGCGGGTTCATTAACATCACCATTGCGTGATCGTTTTGGTATTGTGCAACGCCTTGAATTTTACAAAGTGGAAGATTTACAAGATATTGTATTACGCTCGGCAAAGTGTTTAGAGTTGAATATGGACAGTGCTGGCGCGCTAGAAATAGCCAGGCGCTCACGTGGTACACCGCGAATCGCCAATCGTTTATTACGTCGTGTGCGTGATTATGCTGAAGTAAAACACGAGGGTGACATTGACGCGGAGATCGCGTCAGCGGCGTTAAGTATGCTGGACGTTGATACATGCGGTTTTGATTACATGGACCGGAAGTTACTTATTGCCATCGTTGATACTTTCTCTGGTGGTCCGGTTGGGTTAGATAATGTTGCAGCGGCGATTGGTGAAGAACGTGAAACGATCGAAGATGTACTCGAACCTTACCTTATTCAGCAAGGTTTCTTGCAACGCACACCTCGTGGTCGGATTGCGACACAGCGTGCTTATCTACATTTAGGTTTTGACTATCCAGAAAAATAGTCGTAGAAACCTAATCTTGATATTAAATCAATTTCATATCTCATTTTTGTCAGGTATATTAATAAACTTATAACGCTAAATGTTTTGATTGCTGCGTTATAAGTTCGAGTGATGACCTTACAATCTCGGCTTTATGAAGCAGTGAAAAGATGCCGAATGAAGCAGAAAACAATAAAAAGCGAAATGGTAATGAGCGATGCTACGCAGAGTGAAATAATACAGAGTGAGTTTAAGGCTCGTGTTTATTTTGAAGATACCGATGCTGGTGGCGTGGTTTATCACAGTAATTATTTGAACTATGCAGAGCGCGCCAGAACAGAAATGTTACGTGATAAAGGCTTTTCACAAGCGCTGTTATTACAACAAGATCTTGCATTTGTGGTACGCAAAATAGACATAGATTATCGTTACCCCGCATTCCTTGATGATTTATTAATTATAAAATCACATATTAAGGAACTAAAACGCGCATCGCTGGTCTTCTCTCAGAGCATTTATCATGAAAATGGTAAATTATTGTCAGAATTAACAGTTAAAGTGGCATGCATTCAATTGTCTCACAAGAAACCTTGTGCGATGCCGATAGAAATTATAAGGAAACTAACCAGTGGAAGCTGCTGATATTTCATTTTTTGGTCTTTTTTGGGAAGCAAGTCTGCTGGTAAAAGCAGTCATGTTAATATTGCTTTCAATGTCAGTTGCATCATGGGCGATGATCTTCCATCGTTCTAAAGCATTGAAGCAAGCAAACGAAGCATCAAAACGATTCGAAGATAGATTTTGGTCTGGTATTGATTTATCAAAATTATATAAAGAAAGTGAAGCGCGCAAGAATAATATCCAAGGTATGGAACTTATTTTCCATTCCGGTTTTAAGGAATATGTGCGTATTCATAATACTAATCAAGAGAATACCGACGCGATCATGGATGGCAGTCATCGTGCGATGCGCGTTGCTTTATCACGTGAAGTTGATGAGCTTGAAGTTAATTTAAATAACCTAGCAACAATTGGCTCAATTAGTCCTTATATCGGTCTGTTTGGTACCGTATGGGGTATCATGAGCTCATTTATTGCATTAGGTGCCGTGCAGCAAGCAACACTGGCAATGGTTGCGCCAGGTATCGCTGAAGCATTGATTGCAACAGCTATGGGTCTATTTGCCGCTATTCCTGCTGTCGTTGCCTATAACCGATTTTCTAGTCAAGTAATGAGAATTGAAAATAATTACGTTAATTTTATGGATGAATTCTCAAGTATTTTACATCGCCAGAGTTTGGCCAAACAAACGCAGGATTAAGCGATGCAGCCTTATCAACGTAAGCGTAGACGACTTGTTGCGGAAATTAACGTAGTACCTTATATCGATGTCATGTTGGTGCTGCTTATTATCTTTATGGTGACAGCACCGCTCGTGACTCAAGGTGTGGTAGTTGATTTGCCACAAGCACATTCCGAAGCATTATCTGAAGACAGTAAGCCACCAATCGTCGCTTCTGTTGATAAAGATGGTTTGTATTATCTCGATGTTGGCGATGGTGATAAATCACCGATGTCACCAGATGATTTAGCTGTGTTGGTTGCTGCTCACTTGAAACTACAGCCGGATACACCTGTTGTGGTAAAAGGTGATGGTTCAGTAGCGTATGAACAAGTGATCCGTTTAATGGTCGTTCTACAGCAGGCTGGTGCACCTTCTGTGGGTCTAATGACAGACCCCGTCGAGCAGTAGAGTAGGGTATAAATAAAGATGAAGGATAATCAGTCTAAGTACTCCGTTGCTGTTATTGTTTCGGTCGGATTACATGTTGTACTACTGGTATTACTTGGTTTGAGTGCAACATCTACACCATTGAAACCGCTGCCAAAACCAAAAGCACAAGCGATCCAAGCTGTCGTTGTTAGTGAGCAGGCTGTAAAGCAGCATGCAGATCGAATCAAACGCACGGAACAAGAAAAGCGCAGAAAAGAGCAGCAACGTATACAGGCGGCTGAAGATCGTATCAACAAGCTTAATAAAGAGCGTCAGCAGAAAGAAGCGGCCATTGTAAAGGCCCAAGAACAGCAGAAAAAGGCCGAACAAGCGGCAAAACGCGCTGAAACCAAACGAGCAGAAAAAGAAGTAGAACGCAAAAATGCTGAAGCGGCTGCGGTTAAAGCTGAGCAGCAACGCTTGAAGAAAGTCGAAGAACGTAAAAAAGCGGAAGCGAAAACCAAAAAAGCCGATGAGCAGCGTAAGAAATCTGAAGCTGCAGCTGTCGCCGCGGAGAATAAACGTCTCGCTGCACAGGAAAAAGAACGTAAACGTCAAGCGGCTGTTGCAGCCGAAAATAAACGTAAAAAAGCAGAACAAGCGAAACAGCAAGCCGAGCAAGAGCGTAAACGCCAGGAAGCTGAAAAGCAGCGTGTTGCTGAGCAAAAACGTAAAGCGGCCGAAAAAGAACGTCAACGTTTAGCTAAAATTGAACGAGACAAGCAAGAGCGCTTGATGCAAGAACAGATTGAAGCGGAATTTGCATCCGAGCTTGATAGTGAGATCCAACAGCTTGATGCGGTACGTCAGCAAGAAGTACTTAGTGAAATTGATAAATATACGGCGCGGATTCAAAATTCGATCCAACGTAATATGTTAACCAGTGATGCAATGAAAGGTAAATCTTGTGCGCTTAATATTCGTTTATCCGATTCAGGCTTGGTGTTAAGCGTAACCAGTGGCAAAGGCGATAGTATTGTTTGTCGTGCAGGTGTTAACGCAGTGAATAAGGCTGGGTCCTTACCTATTTCTGCTGATCCGGAAGTGGCTAACAAGCTTAAAAATATTAATTTAATTTTTAGACCAGAGATTTAATATGCATATAACTAAACGATTGTTATCTTTCTTTATCTTGTGCTTCATGCAGATACAAATCGCGCATGCGGCGTTAGAAATTGTCATTACCGAAGGTACAAACAGTGCTAGACCTGTTGCTGTTGTACCGTTCAAATGGTTAGGTGCACAGCCAAAACCAAAGAACATGACCGATTTTGCCAGTATTATTGCTGATGATTTACGTAACAGTGGTCGTTTCTCACCATTAGATCGTAGTTTGATGCCACAAACACCAGCAACAGAAAATGCGGTTGATTATGCGGCATGGAAAGAAACCGGTGTTGAAGTGATTGTTATCGGTACCGTAAAACCTCTAGCTGATGGTCGTTTGCAGATCCATTTTCAGTTAATAAATGTGTTGTCTGGTTTTAAAAACCAAACACCACAAAAAATTGATGAACAATTAGTAAAAAATAACGATCATATTAAGTTGAACTTGAAAGGCAATTTCTCGACGCGTCGTCCGCGCCATATCTCACACCGTTTAAGTGATTATGTTTTTGAGAACTTAACCGGCACGCGTGGTGCATTCTTAACGCGTATTGCTTATGTTGCTATTAATTATGACGACAAGTATCCATTTAAATTATTAATCTCTGATTATGATGGCATGAATCAGCATGTACTATTCCGCTCGACAGAGCCGGTTATGTCACCGTCATGGGACCCAACAGGTAAAAAGTTGGCTTACATGAGTATGGAAGACAAAAAGCATGAAATCTGGATTTATGACCTGGTAACACAAAAACGTGAATTAATAGAGCCGTATAAAGGTAGTAATATTTTACCGGTATTTTCACCTGATGGTACTAAACTGTCGATGATATTGTCTAAATCAGGCCAAGCCGACGTTTATGTTTACGATTTGAAAACGAAAAAACTAGATAGACTGACTAAAAATCGCGGTATTGATACCGAAGCAACATGGGCTCCCGATGGCAAGTCGATCGTCTTTACATCTGAGCGTGGTGGTCGCCCGCAAATTTATCAAATTGATTTAGAAAGTAAGAAAATTAAACGACTTACCTTTGAGGGCAACGCGAACTTAAATCCTTCAATTAGCCCTGATGGCCAGAATTTAGTTATGGTCAGTTTGCAAAAAGGTAAGTATAGTGTAACGAAACAGGATTTGTCAGATGGATATGTTCAAAAACTGACAGACGGTCGTCTTGATAAATCACCAAGCATTGCACCAAATGGCAGTATGGTGATCTACAGCACGGTTGTTAAGGGAAAACAGGTATTATCGCTAGTCTCAATGGATGGACGTTTTAAGGCCGTATTACCAGCAAGTGATGGAGAAGTAAAAGCACCAGCTTGGTCACCTTTCTTGACATCTAAAAAGAATTAATCATTGATAGGAAAATGAAAATGCAACTAAATAAAATCTTAAAAAGTTTAGTGATTGCGTTACCAATGCTGACATTGGCTGCATGTAGCTCAACAACTGATACAACTACAAACGATGCAGTAGAAAGTGCTGCACAACAAGCAACTAATGATGCAGCTAACGCAGATGCTGAATCTGGTTCAAATGTTGTTGTTGGTAGCGACACTGATGTAAGTATCGATGGTGTTGAAAATCTAACAACTGAAGAAGCTAAAAAACAAGTGATTGACGAATTACGTAAACGTCACGTTGTTTACTTTGGTTTTGATCAACAAGCTGTTACAGCTGAATACGGTGAGCTATTACAAGATCACGCTAACTTCTTAATTGATAACCCAGCGGTTAAAGTATTAATTGAAGGTCATGCTGATGAACGTGGTACGCCAGGTTATAACATCGCACTAGGCGATCGTCGTGCTGATGCAGTGGTTAAATACCTGAACAATCTAGGTGTTTCTTCAAGCCAAATTTCAACAGTTAGTTATGGTGAAGAGAAACCAGTAAATACTTCTCACACAGCTGCTGCATTCTCTCAAAATCGACGTGCAGTGCTAGTTTACTAAGGATTAGTCACCTTGATTAGAATTAATACTAAAACGGCCATGATCATGGCCGTTCTTTATAGTGGCTTAGGCCATGCTGCACCCGCTACGGTACTTGATGCAACAGCAAGTGCTAACCAGGTGGTAACGAACAAACCAACTCGTTCAATTGAGCAGCGCCTTACCCGAATAGAGAATATCCTCCAAGCTCGAACAAGAGCGCAATTAGAAACTCAGCAACGACTTGATCAATTATCCATTGAATTGATGAACTTGCAGGGCTCTATTGAAGAAAGCAATTTAGAACAAAACAAAGTGACTCAGCGTCAACGCGATATCCTTAATGATATTGAGCGTATTCGTACTACGCTGGTCGCCAAACCGGTTACGCCTGTTGCAACTGACACTAATATTCTAAATGTAGCAAATCAGCCGGTAAATTTAACTGGGAAAGATTCTTATAATTACGCGATAAAGTTAATCAAAAACGAGCGTAAATATGATGAAGCTATTCCTGCGCTACAAAGTTTTATTTCAACGTATCCAGAATCAGAGTTAGCGGCTAATGCACATTATTGGTTAGGTCTTTTGTTACGTAAAGATAATAAGAATGATGAAGCGAAAGTTGAATTCGAAAAGATTGTTACTAAATATCCAGAATCGAATAAACGCGCAGACTCATTACAGAAGCTCGGTCAACTTGCCAAGCTAGCTGGTTCGAATAGTGAGGCGAAACGTTATTTTGAGTTAGTGATCAAAGATTATCCTAATGACACTGTTGCTAAGCTTGCCAAACAAGAACTGGCCGCTCTAAAATAATGTGTTGAAGTTGATACGTTTTAATTTTCGTTAAGCTTGTACTATTTACCATCTCATTGGTGTTAAACTGAACGTAATTCAGGGTTTTATCATTGAATTGTGATTCTAAGCAGATTTTACTTGCAGAGTTTTCTTAAAAAAGTATTATAGCCGCCATTGAGAGGGGTTAGCGGAAACAACGTAAGTCGTTTAGCTAATTACTTTTAATTATAGAATTGTCGCGGGATGGAGCAGTCTGGTAGCTCGTCGGGCTCATAACCCGAAGGTCGTAGGTTCAAATCCTGCTCCCGCAACCATTTCTATTACCAATTTACTTGGTATATGTGGGTCCTTAGCTCAGTTGGGAGAGCATCGCCCTTACAAGGCGAGGGTCACTGGTTCAAGCCCAGTAGGACCCACCACATTTAATTACGTACCCTAACGTAAGCTAAATGAAACATATTGTCGCGGGATGGAGCAGTCTGGTAGCTCGTCGGGCTCATAACCCGAAGGTCGTAGGTTCAAATCCTGC
This window contains:
- a CDS encoding glutaredoxin family protein, which codes for MKRVVLYTQKKCPNCDTAKRYLDEKRIPYRLCSVNDPRGSKELAAIGGRGVPTLKIGDQVLRGFSIKTFENVYRD
- the ybgC gene encoding tol-pal system-associated acyl-CoA thioesterase, whose product is MKQKTIKSEMVMSDATQSEIIQSEFKARVYFEDTDAGGVVYHSNYLNYAERARTEMLRDKGFSQALLLQQDLAFVVRKIDIDYRYPAFLDDLLIIKSHIKELKRASLVFSQSIYHENGKLLSELTVKVACIQLSHKKPCAMPIEIIRKLTSGSC
- a CDS encoding alpha/beta fold hydrolase, which produces MISNKLKLFIVCICFSLLSGCSLVKWKIGSDEDSLKAVGFTQQDISLDEGGTLSYWRGGKGQPLLLIHGFGGNAITTWKDEMLALSADYDVIAPDLAWFGDSFSAGEANLTTGTQAIWQLVNQLQLDNINIASISYGGFVTFNMMNNSPHENRQINNAIIIASPGPYFSDDDLGALNTRFAVDNPEDFFVPKNSDELRRLFDGTFVEPKMMPDFVADQIYQTYFAAWHKQKVAMIQSLPADRNALLQAPLSSTPTLLIWGEKDRIFPIEDGIYLSKKIQAPLVIIPNTGHGVTNEQSEIVVRLIKTFIESEKI
- the tolQ gene encoding protein TolQ; its protein translation is MEAADISFFGLFWEASLLVKAVMLILLSMSVASWAMIFHRSKALKQANEASKRFEDRFWSGIDLSKLYKESEARKNNIQGMELIFHSGFKEYVRIHNTNQENTDAIMDGSHRAMRVALSREVDELEVNLNNLATIGSISPYIGLFGTVWGIMSSFIALGAVQQATLAMVAPGIAEALIATAMGLFAAIPAVVAYNRFSSQVMRIENNYVNFMDEFSSILHRQSLAKQTQD
- a CDS encoding DUF2750 domain-containing protein, whose product is MSKTLDSNQIATIQAYDAEKRLSYLLKEVTSERQIWILTDEHGCVMLNNEDEDCVPVWPNAEFAQSWATGEWKDCKTESISLAKWQSRWTSGLMDDDLALVIFPNLQDEGLIMFPDEFDMALQKQLKKNS
- the ruvB gene encoding Holliday junction branch migration DNA helicase RuvB — translated: MIEADRLISSGTVREEEVVDRAIRPKMLSDYQGQDHVRGQMEIFIEASKRRDDALDHLLIFGPPGLGKTTLANIVANEMGVSIKTTSGPVLEKAGDLAALLTNLEPHDVLFIDEIHRLNPSIEEILYPAMEDYQLDLMIGEGPSARSIKLDLPPFTLIGATTRAGSLTSPLRDRFGIVQRLEFYKVEDLQDIVLRSAKCLELNMDSAGALEIARRSRGTPRIANRLLRRVRDYAEVKHEGDIDAEIASAALSMLDVDTCGFDYMDRKLLIAIVDTFSGGPVGLDNVAAAIGEERETIEDVLEPYLIQQGFLQRTPRGRIATQRAYLHLGFDYPEK
- a CDS encoding cytochrome b562, giving the protein MKNRIAQLGLIISLLFSTLVNSAEIDNIELKVTMKQMRLAYTQAMKTTSADEFTTRIDEMSKMLAVAQSYNFSPDRAEMSHQGLDKVESILNSIQQTDITEENLTVAKSKLEDVDSLRKEYHKKSKPSVWQLIFG
- a CDS encoding ribonuclease H family protein, whose product is MSKKHYVVWKGVKAGVFDNWSETKAQIDGRSDAQYMGFPSKDEADQAFASTYTRALMKRSFAKDDATGSGVKPKTTRPAGAPKSILSAAPQVADFNIYCDGACSPNPGKSGTGVAVYEKDKLSQLWFGLYEENGTNNSAELNGLLVSFRLAAPHIEQGKTVQILSDSRYSIDCITKWAKGWKNKGWKRGKNEEIKNLAVIQQCFSLYEQLKSNLIISHVKGHANIEGNELSDRMAVLARTQQEPKFVQYTNSINIADILAMPSG
- the ruvC gene encoding crossover junction endodeoxyribonuclease RuvC, with amino-acid sequence MSIILGIDPGSRITGYGVIQHIHGKFQYLGSGCIRTSGENLPERLKQIHAGVSEIIIQFQPDKFAIEDVFMGKNAASALKLGQARGAAIVAAVSNDLEVGEYTARQIKQAVVGNGGADKEQVQQMVVNLLKLPGTPQADAADGLAVALCHAQSLRTLINMAGKVKGTARGRFN
- the ruvA gene encoding Holliday junction branch migration protein RuvA — translated: MIGRLRGTLLEKQPPEILLEVNGVGYEVQLPMSCFYELGDVDSEVIVYTHFVVREDAQLLYGFNNKMERLMFRELIKVNGVGPKLALAILSGMTANQFAHCVEHDDINSLIKLPGVGKKTAERLLVEMRDRLKNWVTQDLFTPEADKAQLQGYGNTASNAIEEAEAALVGLGYKPAQVAKMIKQVAQPSMSCEDIIRLSLRATLQN
- the tolA gene encoding cell envelope integrity protein TolA → MKDNQSKYSVAVIVSVGLHVVLLVLLGLSATSTPLKPLPKPKAQAIQAVVVSEQAVKQHADRIKRTEQEKRRKEQQRIQAAEDRINKLNKERQQKEAAIVKAQEQQKKAEQAAKRAETKRAEKEVERKNAEAAAVKAEQQRLKKVEERKKAEAKTKKADEQRKKSEAAAVAAENKRLAAQEKERKRQAAVAAENKRKKAEQAKQQAEQERKRQEAEKQRVAEQKRKAAEKERQRLAKIERDKQERLMQEQIEAEFASELDSEIQQLDAVRQQEVLSEIDKYTARIQNSIQRNMLTSDAMKGKSCALNIRLSDSGLVLSVTSGKGDSIVCRAGVNAVNKAGSLPISADPEVANKLKNINLIFRPEI
- the tolR gene encoding protein TolR; translation: MQPYQRKRRRLVAEINVVPYIDVMLVLLIIFMVTAPLVTQGVVVDLPQAHSEALSEDSKPPIVASVDKDGLYYLDVGDGDKSPMSPDDLAVLVAAHLKLQPDTPVVVKGDGSVAYEQVIRLMVVLQQAGAPSVGLMTDPVEQ